A DNA window from Deltaproteobacteria bacterium contains the following coding sequences:
- a CDS encoding lactonase family protein has translation MTHSRSSFEHSIVYVGNADSNEIFVLQLEQQTGHLRVIERVPIPDVVQPGISTPMAVSPDRRFLYVGVRGQPQRVASFAITPASGQLTYIASGPLADSMAYLVTDRTGRFLLGASYPGHTLTVNRIDPPGRVHPPHQVLPHYRHAHSILVDAQNRYVLAPTLGSDCVSQLILDVQTGILTPNTPPSLPLPANSTPRHLVFHPDGNLVYVLGERDGAVTALDYDATTGLLRQKQRLSALPPDFQGSPLAADLHITPNGRFLYASERTSSTLTGFSVDPTTGTLATIGSVPTERQPRGFNIDPSGRYVLAVGQLSHALSSYQIDPDTGHLIKLNDYPMGKNPNWVETVEIPSS, from the coding sequence ATGACACACTCACGGTCCTCTTTCGAACACAGCATTGTGTACGTCGGGAATGCTGACAGCAATGAGATCTTCGTGCTGCAGCTTGAGCAGCAGACCGGTCACCTGAGGGTCATCGAGCGAGTACCGATTCCTGACGTTGTGCAACCAGGGATTTCTACCCCGATGGCCGTGAGCCCTGATCGACGATTCCTCTACGTCGGTGTCCGTGGCCAACCGCAGCGCGTCGCGAGTTTCGCGATCACTCCGGCCAGCGGTCAACTCACGTATATTGCCAGCGGTCCACTCGCTGACAGCATGGCCTATCTCGTCACTGATCGCACGGGCCGTTTCCTCCTGGGCGCCTCCTATCCTGGTCACACACTCACGGTGAATCGTATTGATCCACCCGGCCGCGTGCACCCGCCACATCAGGTCTTGCCGCATTATCGACATGCACACTCCATACTCGTCGATGCGCAGAATCGCTACGTCCTCGCCCCGACGTTAGGAAGTGACTGTGTCAGTCAACTCATATTGGATGTCCAGACGGGAATACTTACGCCGAACACCCCACCGTCGCTGCCACTGCCGGCGAACAGTACGCCGCGTCACTTGGTGTTTCATCCGGACGGCAACCTGGTCTATGTGCTCGGTGAGCGTGATGGTGCGGTGACCGCGTTGGACTATGACGCTACGACAGGACTGCTGCGACAAAAACAGCGCCTCTCTGCCCTCCCTCCTGATTTCCAGGGGAGTCCGTTAGCGGCGGATCTCCACATCACCCCGAATGGCAGATTTCTCTATGCGTCAGAGCGGACCTCCAGTACCCTGACCGGCTTCAGCGTGGACCCGACCACCGGTACGCTCGCGACGATCGGCAGCGTGCCGACGGAGAGACAGCCGCGTGGGTTCAACATTGACCCCTCGGGCCGGTATGTACTCGCGGTTGGTCAACTGTCGCATGCGTTATCGAGCTACCAGATTGACCCAGACACCGGACACCTCATCAAGTTGAACGACTATCCAATGGGGAAAAATCCGAATTGGGTTGAGACCGTGGAGATTCCTTCTTCTTGA